A region of Arabidopsis thaliana chromosome 5, partial sequence DNA encodes the following proteins:
- a CDS encoding FKBP-like peptidyl-prolyl cis-trans isomerase family protein, with amino-acid sequence MASISSFGCFPQSTALAGTSSTTRCRTTVAARLADQSDDFAPLRSSGGNCGCVNNSGEFDRRKLLVSSVGLLIGALSYDSKDGDFASASQFADMPALKGKDYGKTKMKYPDYTETQSGLQYKDLRVGTGPIAKKGDKVVVDWDGYTIGYYGRIFEARNKTKGGSFEGDDKEFFKFTLGSNEVIPAFEEAVSGMALGGIRRFNIFLIFLTLHILHMFFI; translated from the exons ATGGCGTCAATTTCGTCCTTTGGCTGCTTCCCTCAATCCACAGCGCTCGCCGGAacttcctccaccacc AGATGCCGGACGACTGTGGCTGCTCGATTAGCTGACCAATCAGATGACTTCGCTCCTCTTCGTTCTTCTG GTGGGAATTGTGGATGTGTTAATAATTCTGGAGAGTTTGATCGCAGAAAGTTGTTGGTTTCTTCTGTTGGTTTGTTGATTGGAGCATTGTCATACGATTCTAAAGATGGAGACTTTGCATCAGCTTCTCAATTTGCTGACA TGCCAGCGCTTAAAGGGAAGGATtatggcaaaacaaaaatgaagtaTCCAGATTATACAGAAACACAGTCTGGTCTTCAGTATAAG GATTTGCGAGTAGGAACTGGGCCTATAGCAAAAAAGGGAGACAAAGTTGTG GTTGACTGGGACGGTTACACAATAGGGTACTATGGACGCATATTTGAAGCTCgcaataaaacaaaaggggGTTCTTTTGAG GGCGATGATAAggaatttttcaaatttacctTAGGATCCAATGAG GTGATACCTGCTTTTGAGGAGGCTGTCTCTGGGATGGCTCTCGGTGGTATCAGAAGGTTCAACATCTTTCTAATATTTCTAACTCTACACATCCTCCATATGTTTTTCATATAG
- a CDS encoding FKBP-like peptidyl-prolyl cis-trans isomerase family protein, with protein MASISSFGCFPQSTALAGTSSTTRCRTTVAARLADQSDDFAPLRSSGGNCGCVNNSGEFDRRKLLVSSVGLLIGALSYDSKDGDFASASQFADMPALKGKDYGKTKMKYPDYTETQSGLQYKDLRVGTGPIAKKGDKVVVDWDGYTIGYYGRIFEARNKTKGGSFEGDDKEFFKFTLGSNEVGEIPSPSSCYMGFTGLKNGFCY; from the exons ATGGCGTCAATTTCGTCCTTTGGCTGCTTCCCTCAATCCACAGCGCTCGCCGGAacttcctccaccacc AGATGCCGGACGACTGTGGCTGCTCGATTAGCTGACCAATCAGATGACTTCGCTCCTCTTCGTTCTTCTG GTGGGAATTGTGGATGTGTTAATAATTCTGGAGAGTTTGATCGCAGAAAGTTGTTGGTTTCTTCTGTTGGTTTGTTGATTGGAGCATTGTCATACGATTCTAAAGATGGAGACTTTGCATCAGCTTCTCAATTTGCTGACA TGCCAGCGCTTAAAGGGAAGGATtatggcaaaacaaaaatgaagtaTCCAGATTATACAGAAACACAGTCTGGTCTTCAGTATAAG GATTTGCGAGTAGGAACTGGGCCTATAGCAAAAAAGGGAGACAAAGTTGTG GTTGACTGGGACGGTTACACAATAGGGTACTATGGACGCATATTTGAAGCTCgcaataaaacaaaaggggGTTCTTTTGAG GGCGATGATAAggaatttttcaaatttacctTAGGATCCAATGAGGTGGGCGAAATTCCAAGTCCTTCTAGTTGCTATATGGGTTTTACCGGTTTAAAGAATGGATTTTGTTACTGA
- the TRA2 gene encoding Aldolase-type TIM barrel family protein (Aldolase-type TIM barrel family protein; FUNCTIONS IN: catalytic activity, transaldolase activity; INVOLVED IN: response to cadmium ion; LOCATED IN: mitochondrion, chloroplast stroma, chloroplast; EXPRESSED IN: 25 plant structures; EXPRESSED DURING: 15 growth stages; CONTAINS InterPro DOMAIN/s: Transaldolase subfamily (InterPro:IPR004732), Aldolase-type TIM barrel (InterPro:IPR013785), Transaldolase, active site (InterPro:IPR018225), Transaldolase, bacterial/plant type (InterPro:IPR014634), Transaldolase (InterPro:IPR001585); Has 1807 Blast hits to 1807 proteins in 277 species: Archae - 0; Bacteria - 0; Metazoa - 736; Fungi - 347; Plants - 385; Viruses - 0; Other Eukaryotes - 339 (source: NCBI BLink).) — protein MATISNLANLPRATCVDSKSSSSSSVLPRSFVNFRALNAKLSSSQLSLRYNQRSIPSLSVRCSVSGGNGTAGKRTTLHDLYEKEGQSPWYDNLCRPVTDLLPLIARGVRGVTSNPAIFQKAISTSNAYNDQFRTLVESGKDIESAYWELVVKDIQDACKLFEPIYDQTEGADGYVSVEVSPRLADDTQGTVEAAKYLSKVVNRRNVYIKIPATAPCIPSIRDVIAAGISVNVTLIFSIARYEAVIDAYLDGLEASGLDDLSRVTSVASFFVSRVDTLMDKMLEQIGTPEALDLRGKAAVAQAALAYKLYQQKFSGPRWEALVKKGAKKQRLLWASTSVKNPAYSDTLYVAPLIGPDTVSTMPDQALEAFADHGIVKRTIDANVSEAEGIYSALEKLGIDWNKVGEQLEDEGVDSFKKSFESLLGTLQDKANTLKLASH, from the exons cctccgtCTTACCTAGATCCTTCGTCAATTTCCGCGCTTTGAATGCAAAGCTTTCCTCTTCTCAGCTTTCTCTTCGTTATAACCAACGATCAATACCTTCCCTCTC TGTGAGGTGTTCAGTGTCTGGTGGAAATGGAACTGCTGGAAAGAGAACGACTCTTCATGATCTATATGAGAAGGAAGGTCAGAGTCCTTGGTATGATAATCTTTGCCGTCCAGTCACAGATCTTCTCCCGTTGATTGCTCGTGGTGTTAGAGGTGTTACTAGCAACCCTGCG ATCTTCCAAAAAGCCATTTCCACTTCAAATGCTTATAATGATCAATTCAG GACACTTGTGGAATCGGGAAAGGACATTGAAAGTGCGTATTGGGAACTTGTGGTGAAGGATATTCAGGATGCCTGCAAACTTTTTGAGCCAATCTATGACCAGACAGAAGGTGCGGATGGCTATGTCTCTGTTGAAGTTTCACCTAGGCTTGCTGATGATACCCAAGGAACTGTTGAAGCTGCTAAATATCTTAGCAAGGTTGTCAACCGTCGTAATGTCTACATTAAGATTCCTGCTACTGCTCCATGCATTCCTTCCATCAGGGATGTCATTGCAGCTGGAATAAGTGTCAATGTCACG CTTATATTCTCAATCGCCAGATATGAAGCAGTGATCGATGCATATTTGGATGGCCTCGAGGCGTCTGGACTTGATGACCTCTCAAGAGTTACCAGTGTTGCTTCCTTCTTTGTCAGTCGGGTGGATACTCTCATGGACAAGATGCTTGAGCAAATTGGTACCCCTGAAGCCTTAGATCTCCGTGGGAAG GCGGCTGTGGCTCAAGCTGCATTAGCATACAAGCTATACCAGCAGAAATTCTCTGGCCCAAGATGGGAAGCTCTGGTAAAGAAAGGTGCCAAGAAACAGAGACTTCTCTGGGCATCAACAAGTGTAAAGAACCCAGCTTACTCTGACACCTTATATGTCGCTCCTCTCATCGGACCTGACACT GTATCAACCATGCCGGATCAAGCCCTGGAAGCATTCGCAGATCATGGAATAGTGAAGAGGACAATAGATGCGAATGTGTCAGAAGCAGAAGGGATTTACAGTGCACTAGAGAAGCTGGGAATAGACTGGAACAAAGTAGGAGAACAGTTGGAAGACGAAGGAGTAGATTCCTTCAAGAAGAGTTTCGAGAGTCTGCTCGGTACACTGCAAGACAAGGCCAACACTCTCAAACTAGCCAGCCATTGA